The proteins below are encoded in one region of Salvelinus namaycush isolate Seneca chromosome 39, SaNama_1.0, whole genome shotgun sequence:
- the LOC120032934 gene encoding serotonin N-acetyltransferase-like: protein MSTVSALPFLKSSLLMRPPMGSHSPRRGRRHTLPASEFRCLSPEDAISVFEIEREAFISVSGECPLHLDEVCHFLTLCPELSLGWFEEGRLVAFIIGSLWDQEKLAMDALTLHKPHGSTVHLHVLAVHRTFRQQGKGSILMWRYLQYLRCLPYVRCAVLMCEDFLVPFYQKSGFKVQGPSDITVGPLTFIEMMYPVRGHAYMRRNSGV from the exons ATGTCGACAGTCAGCGCCCTGCCTTTCCTGAAATCTAGCCTCCTAATGCGCCCTCCCATGGGTTCCCACTCCCCCAGGCGCGGGCGTCGCCACACACTCCCGGCCAGCGAGTTCCGTTGCCTCAGCCCGGAGGACGCAATCAGCGTGTTTGAGATCGAGAGAGAGG CCTTCATCTCTGTGTCTGGAGAGTGTCCGCTCCACTTGGATGAGGTGTGTCACTTCCTGACGCTGTGCCCTGAGCTGTCTCTGGGCTGGTTTGAGGAGGGACGCCTCGTTGCCTTCATCATAGGATCACTGTGGGACCAGGAGAAACTAGCCATG GACGCTCTCACCCTCCACAAGCCCCATGGCTCCACGGTCCACCTCCATGTGCTTGCTGTCCACCGCACCTTCCGGCAGCAAGGCAAGGGCTCCATCCTGATGTGGCGCTACCTGCAGTACCTGCGCTGCCTGCCCTATGTGCGCTGCGCCGTGCTCATGTGCGAAGACTTCCTGGTCCCTTTCTACCAGAAGTCAGGATTTAAAGTTCAGGGCCCCAGCGACATCACCGTGGGGCCCCTGACCTTCATTGAGATGATGTACCCTGTCCGGGGCCACGCGTACATGCGCCGCAACAGTGGTGTTTGA